The following DNA comes from Rhipicephalus microplus isolate Deutch F79 chromosome 6, USDA_Rmic, whole genome shotgun sequence.
aaacacagctagcgcactcccagcacgcgaataccgcgtcagccggggcggcgtgacgccaccgtctcggacactcgccgcacccacgccgtttacctagatatccttggtaaattcgaacactctttctgtcattgaatttattgtcgaactcacccccgcaggggtgagtgggccgatcccggaggtagtgcaataccgggccaacccgtggcggaggtgaagcaagcttcaagcactccgccgcattgcaaaaataagtttaatatcttgaatccaaataggatccgtatcagatattaagctgataagaacagacttTTTATTCAGTATTACATACACAATAACATCATAATGGTTAGAAAAAACTCAAATAGAAAACATGGTATAAGAGTATAAGTTAAAATCTGGTAACGAAAGGGTTAAAAACTGTTAATACAAATAGGTTAAAAACGGTAAAACTGTAGAGGTGTATAAgtctaaaaacatgaaaaaatcgCAACTCTAAAAACTTTGGCTATATACAATGTCACTGCACTCCAATGTGGCGGCGGTAGATGTCCGTGGAAGCCGCGATCGTGTCACTGATGCACAAGCGTTTCATTGTTCGCAGATAGTTCTTAGAACAGAGTCTGCGCGTGACACGATCGTTCGCCGGATCCCACGACCCCAGGCAGCCGACGACGATGGCTTCGATGGAGACGCGCTGGAACCGTCGGAGGAGATGTCGCTGTAAGGGGGCGTACTTCTCCTCCTTAAGCCTCCGGGCTTCCTGGAACGCCTGCAGTCTGTTGTCAAAAGGGCAGCAGACGTCCAGGATCAAGGCTTCCTCGCCGCGTGCCAGGACCAGGTCAGGTCACAGGCCGGGAAGTCCGACCTGTTAGTTCTCCACGATGACGGTGAACCTTCCCAGGGCAGCCTTCTTGATACGTGCGacgatggcgttgtggcgctCCGTCATTGCCCGGCTCTGCCGCATACAATGGCAGAGTACGTGCGGCAGCGTCTCCTCCCTGTACCCGCAGCGTCGGCACCGTTTATATGCTGCTGGTACCCAGGTACGTGTGCCGTTGAGGGGGAGGAGATTAAGCCGGGCTCGATGAATGAAGCGCCACTCCTTGAACCTGGTGTAGCGGCCGGTCCGCATGAAGTGGGAGTTAGCGGGGTCCGCCGCTACACACGCCATCGCCTTGCCCTGGTTTGGCCTCGCCTCGAGGGAACGGTCCCGGTTCTGGCTGAGGATGGCCCGGAGAGTTTTCACCAGCTTGTTCCGGTTCCGCGCGGACACCGTGGCCTCCCCGCAGGTGATGCGGGCGCCCTGGTCTTGTAGCTCCCAGGCGACAGTTAGGCGACGGGAGGCTTTGCGGGCCTCCGTCCAGACAGACTGAAGTTGCGTTGGGGTCTGTCTGAAGTCGCCTTCCGTGTCGCCCGAGAGGTAGGCCTCGATGTCCTCATCGTCAGCATCGCGTCGGAGCCGCCTGGAGACCACCTGGTGCAGCGCCTCCCTTGCCCGCTCCCGAACCTCCGAGTCcgtcgacgtcaggagcttgAAGGCCCCGTCCACCCGGCAGATGTCACTCAGCTCCGCCGCCAAAGGGATCCCTGCAGTGCCGGCCCGTGCCCTCCCGTACACGTAGTCGTTAGATGCCCTGGCCGGAATGTACAGGGTCTTCTTGATGAGGGGGCGGAGCTCGTCATCCAGACGCTGCCACTCTCCCTTGCTGGCGAGGCCCACCCGCATGGCGAAGTTCAGGGCTGGATATAAAAAAGTTTTAATCGCATCCAGCCTCTGCCACGGGGTGAGCATTGAGGAGAGTAGCTTCCTGCCCAGGTGGATGGCCTCGTCGACGGTCGTTTGGTCCGGGAGCACCCGAAAGCCCACAGGTCGCCCCAGGAAACGGTGCCCCTCGTAGTCCGCCAGTGCCGGAACCGGGACGCCTCCAACGGTGAAAGTGGTAGGCCGTGTTCCCACCGGATAGCGCCCGGATAGGTGGAGGGTGCGGCACTTGGCGGGCTTGAGTCGCAGTCCCAGCCGGTCCGAGAGGGTTGTCACGACATTGAGACGGCGCTGCAAGGTGGTGGGGTCCGCAGCGAGCAGAGTCAGATCATCGGCGTAAGCAAGGATGTTGTGCTGCTTATCGCCTCCCTGCACTGCCCTGACGACTGGATCCACCACCAAGTTGAATAGCAGGCCGATCAGTGGACATCCCTGCCTCAGGCCAGCTCTGATGGGGATAGGCTCCGTGGTGCCAGCTGCTGCCACGACGCAGGTGGTGTTGGCGCGGTAGAGCTCCTCCACGATCTCCGCGAAGGTCTCCCCTGCGCCGGCGCCGCGGACAGCCTcaacgagggcctgatgggcgaCCGAGCCAAAGGCATTGGCGTAGTCGAGGAAACCTACGCACAGCTCCCCACCTTTTGTCCTGGCGTCATCCAGGCGTccctgcagcacgaagttgtgttcaaacaCCCCATCGTACGGCAGGAAGCCCTTCTGACACCTGGACAAGACCGCATGGTCGCCCAACCACCGCTGCAGCCGGGTAGTAAGACACCCGGCATACAGTTTGGCGATTGTCCGACCAAGGGCAATGGGTCGCCAGTTTGTAGGATCCTCGCGGTCGCCCTTCTTGTAGATCAGGATCGTCCTCGATGATTTCCAGCTTTGGGGTGTGCGGCGGTGTAAGAGACAGATGTTGAACACCGCCGCCAGGAACCACCCGTCAGGATCCACCTGCCTCCAGTGGTGGTAGGTCAGACGGTCCTCCCCAGGAGCTGTGCTTTCGCACCTTCGGAGCTTGGCTGCGACTTCGTCTGGCAGGAAGGGGCACGTGTCCATCTCCTCTGTTGTGGGGGCTCGTGACCTGAGGAGCGTAGTGTCCACGGCTACCGGGGCACAGAGTTCAGTGAAGTGGCCTTGAAGGGTGCCTGGGTTGATGGGGCAGAGCTCGGACGGGCCTTCTGCATTGAGGCGGACGGCCCGTCGCCGGTTTCTCCTGTAAAGTCCCTGTATGAGAGAAGCATTGTCGGGGTTTATCTCACGCCGAGGTGGTGTTTGGCGTGAGCCCCGACAGGGCAGCCGAAGATGGTCAACGATGGCTGCCTCGGCGCGGTCCAGGATGGGCTCGAACCGCGCCCATTGCTCCTCCGACACAGGGCTCCGGCCAAGGTCACGTAGCTCTGCCGTCACCTCCGCCAGGAACCAGGCGCTCTCGGGCCCCAGGGTGTCAGCTGCCTCGTCCTGTGTACCGTAGTTGCTGCCGGTGACGTCGCCATGGGGCGCTGTCGGTTCGGCGGGTTCTCGCCCCGCTTTGCCAAAGTTGTTTGCGAGTGTCGTCGCCTGCTCGGTAGGCGCCGACAACTCGACGACGCGCCCCATCTGCTGGTTAGCTGGCTCCTCGGTGTCGTCCACAGCTGGGCTGGCGTACTCCTCCGAGGAACTGACGTCATCGCCTGCCGGTACTGCCTGGTTGGAGTCATCACCCGGCTGGTCGTCACCCGCATTGTCCGCCTGGTGTACAGGCGCGCTCTCCGTGCCGTCGTCGTCCGCAGAGTCGGGCGTCGCTCCGAGTGGAAGCTCCCCCAGAGCCCCATCTCCATCCATAGGAGCAGATGTGACCTTCTGTGAGGGAGGCCCGGTCACGGTGCTTGGGGCAGGGGGGCATTGGTCCGCTGTCAGCTCGCCTTCAGCCTGCGTGGGTGAAACCGCCGACAAAAGAGGGGGATGTGGGGGTGTAGCCGGTCC
Coding sequences within:
- the LOC142765875 gene encoding uncharacterized protein LOC142765875, which translates into the protein MLTPWQRLDAIKTFLYPALNFAMRVGLASKGEWQRLDDELRPLIKKTLYIPARASNDYVYGRARAGTAGIPLAAELSDICRVDGAFKLLTSTDSEVRERAREALHQVVSRRLRRDADDEDIEAYLSGDTEGDFRQTPTQLQSVWTEARKASRRLTVAWELQDQGARITCGEATVSARNRNKLVKTLRAILSQNRDRSLEARPNQGKAMACVAADPANSHFMRTGRYTRFKEWRFIHRARLNLLPLNGTRTWVPAAYKRCRRCGYREETLPHVLCHCMRQSRAMTERHNAIVARIKKAALGRFTVIVEN